The window AGTAGCTGTGATTTCAAAAGTTACCACAAATTGTCTCTAATTGTGCATTGTCTGCAGCTAGACACATGCCCCTCTGCCTTGATCAATGATCAGTTGGAGTCTTAGAAATTTTATGCTCACTTGATAAAAGGTCCACAGGCCATTTCAGGGCAGAGTTCCAAACAGGTCTCTCAAAATGGGTAGTGGGaaagggtcagtgtgtgtttctgttcaaaCTTCCCAACCAGAGGCAAAACCTTGACCTCTTCTCTATACCTTCTCTATACACCTTGCATTCCTACTGCATCTTACCAATTGGTTGCCATCAAGGTGTCAGCCCACCATCTGTTGGTTGTTTGTCCGGTGTTGCCCCTTGCTCCTGACGGTGACGTCTGCTTTATCCCAACCCCAACCCAGTTCCATCAGTTTTAGGTCTTGGGATAAGTTCCtacctgtgtgtctttgtgtgtgccctTTGTTATTCCATATCCAACCAGAAGAAGGCAGTGTAAGAATAATTTAGCCTGCAAAGTTTAAAAACCCACCCCAGTGGCTGAAAAATGATAGTTATATTTCATGTTAAAACTGTAATAGATCAGCATCATAGTACGCTCTCTGGACacaaataacattttattcagctGGTGtgggttttacattttttttgtcttatttCATAGAATAGGGCCTGTTAGGATTTCACTCTAGCCCTGAAATGTCCCTGTAGGACTAAGATTATGGCCCAACCCCATTCCCCATCTAgcaaacaagtacacacacacacaccctcacactggAACCCTTCATCCatcctttatatatatctcatttacaaatacatagatttagtataaaatatatttttttaattcacgtaatcacacacacacacacacacacacacacacacacacacctttcaaacCCCTATtgcagactgtttgtgtgtggggtggtgtgagCCTTTGTGCTGTGACTCCTCCCCAGGTGGTCACCGTGTCTGAGCGGTCCCGGATCATGGAACTGGAGAGGGATCTCGCCCTACGGGACAAAGAGGTGGCCGCCCTCCGCCAGCACCTCGAGTCTGCCTCGGGCGACGGCTCTGGTACCGACCCAGCCGCCGCGGTGCTCCTTGAGGAAGTGGCCTCCCTCCGCGCCCAGCTGTCCTCTCAGGGCGCCGGGCACCAGGCAGCGCTGCAGGACCTCCGCGACCGGCTGGAGGCGGCAGAGCGGGCGCACGGCGAGGCCCTGGCCCAGCTGCAGGCGTCCTCCAGCCGCCTGAGCAAGGACAACGAGCAGCTGCGGGCACGCCTGGCCCAGGCCGAGCAGGAGAACGCCGACGTCATCGAGCTGTGGCGCTCCAAGCTCACCGCGGCCATGGCCTCCCACCAGCAGGCCATGGAGGAGCTGCGGGCCGCCTCGGAGAAGGGGGCTGGCGGGGCCCAGGCGGGCGAGCTGGTGGAGCTGCGTGGGGCCTTGGAGAGGCTGAAGGTGGAGCACAAGCTGGCGCTGGAAGAGGCCGGCGCccggagagaggcagaggccgcGGCGCAGACCCGGCAGGGCGACGAGCTGAAGGCGCAGCTGCTGAGCTTGGCCGAGGAGAAGGAGCGTCTGGAAGACTCGCTGCGCACCAGCGTGGAGAGCACCGAGGAGCAGCACctggtggagatggaggagcagctGGGCAAGCTGCACGCAGCCGAGCTCAGGGtaaaggagctggaggaggggggggctgaTTTAGGGCAGCAGGCAGAGGTGAAGGCCAAGGAGGCCCAGGAGCTGGCAGCCAGTCTCGAGTCGCTGCGCTCTCAGCAGACGCAAGGTAACGAGGACATGCAGGGCCTCAGAGCCCGCCTGGAGGAAGCCGAGGGCAAGGCGCATTCTCAGGAGGGCAAGGTGGGTGCTCCCTTTCCTTTTGTTCATGCCCCTCAGCCCTGTCAGTTACACCTGTGTTTTTGCACATTTGAGTTTCCATCACCGCACAGTTTACCCTGCATTAGTGTATTTGAATGGTCCTGTTCATACCACCCTACCCTTTGGTCTATGGATGCTAAAGCACTTTGAAGCAAGAAGTGCTTTCCCCCTGTCattataatttaaaacattttaattctccatttgtgtgtgtgtgcatctttccctccctccctcccccccctccttctctccctccgcATGTTCATAATGTGCACCCCAACCCCCCTGGGCGTGACCCTAGATGAGTGAGCTGAGCTCTCAGCTGGAAGGCCGGCAGCAGGAGCTGGCGAGTCTGCAGCAGGAGAAGGGCTCCCTGGAGCAAGAGCTCAGCAGCGTGGTGAGTAGCGGGCGGGTTGGTGGGGCAGGGGTAAGGAAGGAAGCTGGAGACGGCTATAAGGAAGCTGGAGGCGGCTGGAGCTAGAAGGGGTAAAGGCCGGGTTGTCATGAAAATCCTGGAACAGCAGGATCCTTGAATGAGCTTTCCTAttcagttttgtttatttatttatttatttatttatttatttattaaaaccATCCCAAAATGTTGTTGTGAATGAGTGAGGTAGTTAGGCTGGGATACCACGCTAAATAGGTTCAGTATAGTTATTAAAATTTGGTTGGATTTTGTGGAAATATTTCAGTGAGTTTATAGTGAGTTATAACCTAGATGGCCAATTGTGTCGAGAGCCTTTAAATGTTGATGTGGCATGTACACAAGTCCTGCTGATGTACAGGTCAGTTTATATCGGCCTCATTAATTCCAGTTTGTATTTGATATGACATTGGTAAGGTGTGCATGTGgtacaaaaagaaaacataccACTAGATGGAACTCTATCCTTTTTCACCAGCTAAACGCAGAGAACCGGTGCCTTATTCCAGGCACCAGCTGTATTGAAAGTTTGACAGGGAATGAATTAACTACAGTTCACTGCCCTAAAGACTCTTAATCTacatgtgtgtgatatttctgtGCTTTGCctaacatatttttttctttctattttgcCTTTTTCTTCTCAGAAAAAAAAGCTTGTGGAAACTTCCGGCGAACAGGCTGAATCAGCACAAACTATGCAAGGTAAGTTGCATAGTTGTTCAGGGCAGCCGCACCTCATGAGGTGAAGGACTTTTTGTTATACAGGGTTCTCCTCATAGGTGCCGACACCTAGATATAAAAAATATTCCTCTCCTATGCCCCAAGCTTAATTGCACATCTGGGTGTGGAGCTTTCATTGTtgacttctctctgtgtgtttttttttgcagagtTACAGGAGAAGCTGAGCAGTAAAGAGGAGCTGTGCACATCTCTCTCCACTGAGTCAGAAGCACTTCAATCCCAAGTTGCTGGTCAGTGCTATATTTCGTTCCAAACACAAACCTCTATTGCATTGAGCAGGGCCTTAATAAGTGAAAGTGCAGGTCATTAGTTGCAAACCTATTTGCATACACAGGATTGCTTTGTGTATTTAGTGTAGAAGCATATTTAGGGTCTTTGTATACATGCAGGGCTGGAGAGGAAGCTGAAGGCTGGCGAGGAGAAGCTGGACCAGCTGAACAAGGGCAAGGCAAAACTGGAAAATGACTTCAGTGACATGATAAAATCATCTGGGGACAGTTCTGTCCAGCTGACAAAAATGAATGAGGATCTCAATCAGAAGGAGAGGTAGGTTTGAAGAACCAGACCTTTATGTTTGACCTCTCAATGCTGTACGACCCATATCAGTCCTGTGAATCAGTCTCAATAGATTTTTATACTGATCATTAACTAATTTGTCTGCATTGTTTGATTAGTGTTTGCAAAATGCATTGTGCCCCAGAGTTTCTTGTAACCTCTTAAGTGCAGAAGGTGCAAATGTGCTACACTCAGGAGTACCTAGATTAAAACATTAATGTTGCACCAGCAGTCTAGTGTTTATTATGactcctcttccctccttcccctcaCCTGTAAGGCGGCTGGAGGAGTTGCAGACCCAGCTGGCAGAGCAGAGGGAGCGGGTGGCCCGGtctgaggagagcaggagacagGAGCAGAACAGAGCCGAGCAGGAGCTCACAGACACCAAGGAGAAGGTCCAGGGAGAGGTGTCCAGCCTTCAGGAGAAAATCACTCAGCTGGTGAGATGACCGAACACAGAACACTACCTGGAAGAGATGAGACATAAAATTGTACCTGGCTGTTAATTTGGAAATTGTTGTTAAGAGGACATTTGAAAGTCTGTGGTTTCAATGGCAGCCAACTCTGTTTCTTGTGAACCTTAAGCACCATTATGACACAATTTTAAGTACCTCTAAATATTATGTAAAATATATCTAATTATTGCTTGGAAAAACTTTGGAAGGAACTTGTGTACATTAAAGCACTCTCTGTTGCCTGGTGGTTTTCAGGAGAAGAaagtgcagaaagctcaatccAAGGCCCAAGGGGCTAAGGCCTCCGGAGAAGAGGCTCTGTCTAAAGCCTCTGAGCTCCATGCtaaggagctggaggagcttcGTGCCCAGGCGGAGGTCACAAAGAAAGACCTCAGCGACTCTGCCAATAAGAGCAAACAGCTGGAGGAGCAGGTGAAGGAGCTGCTAGTCTACAAGGACAAGGCACAGGTAAGTGCCATTTTGTTTTAGAGACCTGATCAGGTTTAATGTAGGTTCCAACAGTTGTATATTCATTTGTAGAAGATGAATTAATATGAAGTGGATGATGGGACAGACAATAAATATGACGATAAGGTCTGAAGAAGGTAGACATAGACACTCTGCAATGCACTATGAGACAGATATCAGTCAATACCAGGCTTTTTGAATAATAAGTggtgttatattattattttgctcTGATGTGCAAGCAAGGCATTTTTATTGTCATGCTCACATGAAGATGACACAGGCTCAGTTTGATTGCAAGTAACCAGAATTTAGTGCTATGCTATTGATTGAATCATCATCATAAACAGTTTGATTTATTCAACATTCATGTAGATAACATTCTCATATTCATATAAAGCCATAACCTCATTTGTGATGTTTTCTTTGGATCAGTTAATGGCAGGTGGGCACCAATTGGATTTTAAAATCAAAGGAATAGACAGCAGTgtctctatttatttatttatttatttgtttgtttgtttgtttttgggaaAGTCAGTCATGTTTCTCTGAGAGCTATGgaatattcacactcatgtcaCTGGAGCTCTACAAGCTTAGCTACATCTTCTCCTATTGCTCAGCAGCCCAATTCCAAATTCTTTGTTGGTGTACCCCTATTTGTCttattttcagtttttaaaCCTAAAGGTTGTTTGCCCTGCCATTCTCTCCTGgcttttttgcttgcaaaatgCCAAATTTTACCAACTGGTGgcgtttttatttatttatttatttttgcttgAATTCAGTTTTTTAATTCACGTAAcctttccccttccctccccttcccttctctaCCCCTTGTGTTTTCCACTTCATTTCCTCCAGTCTCTCAATGCTGACTTGACCTCCTCCAAGCAGGAGGCCGAACGGCTCTCTGCAGAGCTTGTAAATATCAAGGCTGCATCTGAGCACCTAACAACGGAGAGTAATGATTTGCAGGTTCAAAGAGAAGCCGTAAAGAAACAGTTATCCGATTCCCTCGAGAAAGTCTCATCTTTGGAGGCGTCTCACAAACAGCTTTCTGTAAAGTATGATGACCTGAAGACACTTAAAGAAAAGCTCCTCAGCGAAAACAAAGATCTGCTGTCGAGCAAAACCTCCCTGGACAAGGAGAAGTTGTCAACCACTGCAGAAAAAGACAAGTTTTCGCAACAGCTGCAAGAACTTGGCATCACCTTGGAGAAGATAAAGGATGAGAACACCAGTTTCAAGGCCTTGGAAGTGAAGCATCTAGCTGAAATTGCAGAACTCCAGAAGGTAAATGCTGAGAAGCAGGAAGTTCTTCAGAAGTACCAGGAGGAGATGAAACAGCAGGATGCCAACAAGAAGCAGCTGTCCCATGATCTTGAGAAGGCCTGTAGTGATCTGGATAAAATCAAAGGGGAGCTTGCCAAAAGCCATGAAGACCTGAAGTCATTAAAGGAAACTTTAGAGaaagaacaaaacacatttggaaaagaaaagaaagcccTAGATGCAAAGAATGCAGAACTTAAGTCCATGGTTCAGTCCCTTACATCTGAGAAGGAAGACCTTTGTGCCAATAATGCCCAGTTGCAGGTTGAAAAAGATAACCTGAATAAAGAGAATAACAAAGTATCCACACAGTTGAATGCTGCTGTGTTGGAGAAAGAGGCCCTTGTTGCTGATAAAGTAGAATTGCAGAATAAGTTAAACACTACAAACAAGGATCTTGAGAAGTCTATGCGCGACATTACAGAGTTGGAAGCTTCCAAGAGCAGCCAGATTAAAATGCTGGAGGATATCAAGATGAGCAGTGAGGTAACTGACTCTGAGAAACTTAAGTTATTGCAGGAAAAGGAAGACTTACTTTCCACATGTAGAAAGGTGTGCTCTGAGAAGGAGGAGCTTGCAAAAGAGAAACTGGAGCTTGAAGAGAAGCTACACCAAACTGCAGATGAGGTCAAAACTGCAAATGAGAAGATCCAACAGGAAACCACAGCCTTTGCTCAAGAAAAGGAGACTCTGTGTCTGAAGGTCTCTGAAATGGAGAAGTCTCTGCAGTCCCTTCAGAAGGAGAAAACCAGCTTGGAATCCGCCTTGGGGAAGCAGGAGGCTGAGAAGGAGCATTtagaaaaggagaaagatgaATTGGTTGAGAAACATGAAAGGGAAGCCTCTGAGAAATCATCTATTACTGCTGAAAGAAATCAACTTTCAGAAGAGTTAAGTAAAACAAAGGATCATGTTGATAGATCCTCCAGGGAATGTGCTGACTTGGCGAAGGAAAAGGCCAATCTTGTTGCTGAGTtagaggaaacaaaacaaatgaaactaGAGGTTGAAGGTCAGAAAACAAGTTTATTCCAAGATAAAGTAAACTTAGAAGCACAGTTGCAGAAACTCAACTCTGAGATCGATTCACTTAGGAAAGCCAAAGAACAGCTAACTGATGAGCTTAGTAAAGTGAATGTTAACAAAGATCACTTGCAAGAAGAACATGACCATCAGAGGGAGGCTCTGTCAAAGGAACGAGATATTCTTCTTTCCCAGAAAGCAGATCTTACTCAGAGTCTAGAGCAGCTTCAGAAGGACAAAGAGAGCCTGAACCAACAAGTTCAAGAGCTTTCCTCTGAGAAAAAGTCTCTCTCAGAATCAAAACACCTTCTCGAGGCTCAGCAGCAGACCTTGaacaaagaaaagaatgaactCTGTTCTACCAAGGCTAACCTTGACAAAAAGGTTGGGGATCTTGAGAAACAGTTAGCCAGTTTATCTCAAGAGAAAAACACCCTTCATGAGTCAGAATCTAAACTTAAGGTTGAAATATCTTCTTCCCAAGCTGAATTTAAAGCACttacaacagaaaaacagaatcTAATGAGTCAGTTTGAGCAGCTAAAAATCGCTCATGAAAAGGTGCTTGCTGAGAAGCTGAACTTGCAGGATGAAAAGGCTGAATTTGAGGCCAAACTACAGGAGTTTAACGATCAAGCCATGTCTGGTGCTCAGACTGTAGATGAAATGTCTGTCAATCTCAAGAAAGccaaagaagagaaaaatgcTTTGGCTAAAGAGGTGAAAAATCTTAAGGCTCAGCAAAAACAAAGTGATCAGGTGAGATCAGACATGGCAGTGGAGAaagaactcctctctggtaaATTGGAAGACCTTCAAAGAGAGGCCACTGCCCTGTCCAAGGAGAGAGCTGACATACAGTCTTCTCGCTCCAGCCTAGAAAAGGAAGTCTTGTCCCTGCGCCAGACCCAGGCAACCAGTGAGAAGGAACGCTTGGAGCTCCTGGGTAGATTGGAAGACCTGAAAGTCTCACACGCCCAGCTTGAGGCAGACACCCAGACCCTCCGTGCCTCAGTGGCCATGTTAGAACAGAAGCAGCGAGCATCTTCGGAGGAGGCCTCTTCATCGTCCAAAACCCAGGCCGAGGCGGCATCCACCCTTGCCAAGGTGCAGGCAGAGAAGGAGATCTTACTCAAGGAAAAAGAGGAGGCCAACCACAAAATTGCTCAGCTTGAAGCACAATGCAAAAACACACTTGCAAAGCAGCTTGAGGTACTTCGCTACTAACAACCTTCACCCAAATAACCAACACTGCACCTGCTTGGGTCATGTGGCACCTCTAACTGCATGCTTACACTCCACTGCATGCTTACACTCCACTGCCTTGGCTTTTTCTAATTTCAACCTCTAATCCTGTTAATTTCTTCCACTGGATTTACAAAAAGCACTAACTTTTCTCTCAATCTGTCGTAGATAGACATTCCTGTGGGCTTAGAATGTGATCTGTTCCACTGTGATCTACTGCCATTGCAGGACTATCACAAAGGGTGACAATTACGTTGATAGTGGAGTTCAGGGCAATAATTCATTTGGAATTCACTCTGGTATTGAGTATTGAACTTGGACAATTGGACAATTTAATCATATTTTGGTTTTCTGAAGCCTTTTAAGACTCCACTCATTAGAATTTAGATTGATTCACTCTAGCACCAGATTAATTGCACTGTACATAACCATTCTCTGACCACAGGATCTAACTTGTTATAGTTCATAGTTAGCAACCCAACTAGCAATGCCGAGGAATCAAGGTGtcaaaaatgaaatgcaaacaGGCCTGGTTTTCAGTAATCAGAATGTACAATGATATAGAAGAAGTAATTGAAGCAATCCCGCAATTGGCTGAAGCATGAAAGTAATATTGCATGACCAAAGCAATATTGCATAGACCGAAACCATAATGCCGACAAACCTGCTTGAACAAGGTCTGAAAATGGTTTTAcagtgaggagacagatttaTGGTTAATGGTTCAGACCAGGTATTAGAGAGTGGCCCCTATACTGTACTAACAGGGGTAAACATCTCATACATACCATTTACTAAATGAATTAATGCTCATCACGCACTCACTACCATTTTTGTAACGTTTTTCTACATGTTCACTCATCAAAACCCATGTAATTCATCTAATGGGGTATAGAAAGGTTCTGTTAGTGTTAAACCTCCCTCAGATCTTGTGCTTCAGATTTGTATGGCATGATAATTTGGTTAGCATCTACCAGTTATTCGGTGTACAGTGTAGGAAAATGATTTGCCAAAGCCTGGAGCACCTTCAGGCACCTGACCCCAAACCAGGACACATGTCATGCCACATGTCATGGCATCGGCAGTGTGACGTGTGTCCTAGGGGCCAGGCTTGAGCCTGCCTTAAATCCTGGTTCTAAAGCATGTGTTCTAAGGTGACTGTGTTTGGCCCTCGGTGCCTAGGCTGCAGAGAGCGCCGGGCAGACGGCTGAGGCAGTGGAGAGGCTAACCCAGGAGAAGGGCAGTCTGCAGCAGGAGAAAAGCGAGGCCCAGGCCCTAGTAGAGGAGCTCAAGGTTTCCCAGCAGAAGCTGCAGAGTCAGGTGAGTGGGGAAGAAGGAGCTCAGGAGGATTTTTTCCTTCATCCACTGATTTTGTAAAGGtagtgtgtctttgtgacagTTTTAGACGGTTGAAACAAAGCAGATTTGATGCAAAACTAGATGATATGTGAATAATAATCCTATttaggaggagggggggggggtgcagtgcAAGATGACAAGTTGCAGTGTGAGACATCACACCAGAAAATCATTCCCCATGGACTAAAAGAGCTGGAGCATGCAGACTCCTCAGCCACTGTGTTGTTAAGAATAGCACAAGACCAAACAGTGGCAATGTGATAATGGTGATCAAGAGGTTGACAAAGAAAGGGATGGGAAGGAGATAAGAGTTTAGGGGGAAATTGAGACAGGGGTGGGACGGGGAGATGTTTTACATAATCCAGCAGCATCTCAAACTTAGCTAGTGACTCTAAGCTTGTACTCTTGAAAGAACAAGCCATGAAGCACTCTCTCCTGCGTTGATGGTGGCTCGTGTATTATTGATAGATTTATTTGTGTACGAGCTGAGGGACCAGAAGAGAGGGTAGAACAAGGGAGCAGTTTGGATCTACAGGGGTAGGAAGACGGAAGGTAGTTTTAGACATGCAGGTGGGGTGCTATAGAAATGTACTAATGCCTCAGCAAAGATGCTACAGCCTCAACTCCTCCTGTGCTCAGGTACTGtcctgtgttggtgtgtgtctgggctttTATTTATATGTTGCATATATGTGGCTTTAATCAGTGACGTTCTCTGTCTACAATGACAAGTGAGCAAGGTGTGCTGAGATGTGACCTCTACCCAAAATGTTGGACGTTTTGGTGTCGATTGAAATATAGATCCAGGAGAGAGCTGTGAtgctgctgtgctgtttttAGATGGTGACTTTGGTGAATAGAGCTGTTTTTTGTAGTgtacagcagacacagacacacagagaagcctGGCAGATTAACCAAAAGAGAATCATTATGGGGAGTAATATAGGTTGTTGTGTAtaatgtatggaaaatgtatGGAAGTCCTAAAATCCCTCATCATGCAGTGTAACTTCAAGAAATGTAGATGTGTTAGTTGAAAATGTAGCCTACATTTTTCTTTAAGCTGTCACATAATATAATGGCATTCTGCTTTGAGATAACTCAACAAAGAATCATTCCGTCTGTATGGCCATACTGAATGACCAATATTTAAATTTAAACGTAGAATAAAAAATAGGGATTCTATTTATGATTCAAAGCATTTAAGTACGCTTCAGAAGTACTTGTGAAACTCTTGTTATTCTTCAAAATATGCTCAAAACATAGCATAAATGTCTACATTTTATTCACATCCATCATCTACCATGTGAAAAATTTAAATCCTACACAAAACTGTTCACTGACTGGGCGTCCTTGCTGATGTCACTGTGAAATCTTCTTTAATGACTGATATCAGAAGCATTCTCATCCCTGGTATGAGTCATTATTAGAATTGCCAAAATTTCACATATAATTGACTTCCCTTTCCTGTTCAAGTCCTTAATTGCATTTGCTGTAATCAAGACCAGTGACTAACAAATAAACTAACTAAGCCATAAGGTAGTGATGTTTTTGATTGGTACATGAACATATGGATGTGGTAGTATGTGGTGATTTATTGTATATCATAACCTTAGCAATAACTATTTGTCCGATTATTCTCCCATTCACTCCTCatgtaagtaaaaaaaaaaaaaagaaattgcctACAGTAGTCTTCATAATTATTTTGGCTTTATTGTATTTACCTCAGCTGTTAACAGTGCTCAGTGTTTGCCTAAAGGCCAGGTGATATGGCGGTTAGCCTAGGGATTCATAGATATCTGGGCGTCTGTGATCCAGTACCACTCTTGTCTGTGATCCAGTACCACTCTTGTCTGTTTAGCTGGAGGCAGCGACGCAGCAGAGCTCTTCCCACCAGGAGGAGCTGACCAGGTCCAAAAAGCAGCTGAGCACCGAGAGCCAAAAGATCAGCAGCCTGTCCAAAGAGATGTGAGTATGACGGCACTGGAATAATAATAAGACATGTATAAAAGAGAGGTAGGCACACCCAATAATATTTGTCAGTATTTGAACCTTTGCTGCAAACGCTGCAAAAGACTGATTGCAAACCCCCTGTGTCCAGGTTCATCTACCACCTCTAAATCTGTATTTATAATTCTTTAGATTGGGGGATAGATGTCCAATATACATCTCTGTATTCTGAGACCAAGACAGGTTCATATTGTTTTAGGATGATCTTCTGAGACTCTTGTAGTGTTACATAACTGATGATTTTGGAACAGACATCAAATGTTGTACATAACAAGCACACTTTCCATGACGAGTAAGGCAAATGAATAAGTAAGGAATGTCGCATTTAGTAGACTACTCTTGAGTAACTTGGTGTGACTTGCTGTAACAAATGGCAAGTAGTACGCCATCAGCACTGCACTTTAACTCAGAAATTGAATATCAGGAGAACTTTTGGAAAAAACAATTGTATATAATGCATGATTGCACTTTAAGACCGTACTGTTTGTGGCCCATTATTTAAACATTGCTTCAAATATATAGTGCAACTCTAATACACTAATATGCAGTTATACCCGAGGCCAGTTGGAGTAGTAATACTTTATTTCTGTGAGCATTATCTGTCTTTGGCACAGCGTGAGTACCACCCTGCCATCGTTACAGGTCTGTGTTCATCAGCACTCATGCCCTCATTTCACTGGCGTAGAGGGCAGGCTAAAGCCTCTCCACTGGCACTGCAGAGTCTCCCTGCTGTGCTCCAGCAGTAGTGCTGCTGAAATGACTGATTTGGAAATGTCCATCTATTAGCCTCTAACTGACTTCCTATTATAGACTCTGGCGTCTGTATTAACCTGTCATTACTTTCTGCTTCCGAACAGAACTGTATTTTCAT of the Clupea harengus unplaced genomic scaffold, Ch_v2.0.2, whole genome shotgun sequence genome contains:
- the clip1a gene encoding CAP-Gly domain-containing linker protein 1 isoform X2; the encoded protein is MTPSNLTRTNSESVSNLSDAGSVKKGERELKIGDRVLVGGTKAGVVRFLGETDFAKGEWCGVELDEPLGKNDGAVAGTRYFQCQPRYGLFAPVHKVTRIGFPSTTPAKAKATAARKVVTTPSGLKRSPSASSISSMSSVASSVSGKPSRTGLLTETSSRYSRKISGTTALQEALKEKQQHIEQLMAERDLERAEVAKATSHVGEVEQELSMLREGQEQYVMESEAKMDNLRTLVEAADKDKVELLNQLEEEKRRVEDLQFRVEEACITKGDLETQTRLEHALLKELEQSLLFEKAKADKLQRELEDSRVVTVSERSRIMELERDLALRDKEVAALRQHLESASGDGSGTDPAAAVLLEEVASLRAQLSSQGAGHQAALQDLRDRLEAAERAHGEALAQLQASSSRLSKDNEQLRARLAQAEQENADVIELWRSKLTAAMASHQQAMEELRAASEKGAGGAQAGELVELRGALERLKVEHKLALEEAGARREAEAAAQTRQGDELKAQLLSLAEEKERLEDSLRTSVESTEEQHLVEMEEQLGKLHAAELRVKELEEGGADLGQQAEVKAKEAQELAASLESLRSQQTQGNEDMQGLRARLEEAEGKAHSQEGKMSELSSQLEGRQQELASLQQEKGSLEQELSSVKKKLVETSGEQAESAQTMQELQEKLSSKEELCTSLSTESEALQSQVAGLERKLKAGEEKLDQLNKGKAKLENDFSDMIKSSGDSSVQLTKMNEDLNQKERRLEELQTQLAEQRERVARSEESRRQEQNRAEQELTDTKEKVQGEVSSLQEKITQLEKKVQKAQSKAQGAKASGEEALSKASELHAKELEELRAQAEVTKKDLSDSANKSKQLEEQVKELLVYKDKAQSLNADLTSSKQEAERLSAELVNIKAASEHLTTESNDLQVQREAVKKQLSDSLEKVSSLEASHKQLSVKYDDLKTLKEKLLSENKDLLSSKTSLDKEKLSTTAEKDKFSQQLQELGITLEKIKDENTSFKALEVKHLAEIAELQKVNAEKQEVLQKYQEEMKQQDANKKQLSHDLEKACSDLDKIKGELAKSHEDLKSLKETLEKEQNTFGKEKKALDAKNAELKSMVQSLTSEKEDLCANNAQLQVEKDNLNKENNKVSTQLNAAVLEKEALVADKVELQNKLNTTNKDLEKSMRDITELEASKSSQIKMLEDIKMSSEVTDSEKLKLLQEKEDLLSTCRKVCSEKEELAKEKLELEEKLHQTADEVKTANEKIQQETTAFAQEKETLCLKVSEMEKSLQSLQKEKTSLESALGKQEAEKEHLEKEKDELVEKHEREASEKSSITAERNQLSEELSKTKDHVDRSSRECADLAKEKANLVAELEETKQMKLEVEGQKTSLFQDKVNLEAQLQKLNSEIDSLRKAKEQLTDELSKVNVNKDHLQEEHDHQREALSKERDILLSQKADLTQSLEQLQKDKESLNQQVQELSSEKKSLSESKHLLEAQQQTLNKEKNELCSTKANLDKKVGDLEKQLASLSQEKNTLHESESKLKVEISSSQAEFKALTTEKQNLMSQFEQLKIAHEKVLAEKLNLQDEKAEFEAKLQEFNDQAMSGAQTVDEMSVNLKKAKEEKNALAKEVKNLKAQQKQSDQVRSDMAVEKELLSGKLEDLQREATALSKERADIQSSRSSLEKEVLSLRQTQATSEKERLELLGRLEDLKVSHAQLEADTQTLRASVAMLEQKQRASSEEASSSSKTQAEAASTLAKVQAEKEILLKEKEEANHKIAQLEAQCKNTLAKQLEAAESAGQTAEAVERLTQEKGSLQQEKSEAQALVEELKVSQQKLQSQLEAATQQSSSHQEELTRSKKQLSTESQKISSLSKEIEELKTSASEQAGRLEALEKEKASLSEELASKRQDNSSQGKKLEEQCATLSKQVKEMKKSFPGNGYRYLCRSCLPHFMLRALWLLDAASFIIFVKAFPRF